One window of Aricia agestis chromosome 20, ilAriAges1.1, whole genome shotgun sequence genomic DNA carries:
- the LOC121737124 gene encoding uncharacterized protein LOC121737124 isoform X1, whose translation MIKSIFLLALIGYTSSSVPVEPSDTFPVETTVSDGVRSLGFNVIYGDEDMTVINQVVKEANVDMRSKVNLDQELPRLPVEDVKCLMSVDRYCSKEMLQMKKILIQALQEDCSRCSSEDKERAGRVIAAMMAHDPVAWKLFLTRSALLILPEKKPVKEENPHFKIISEPETMPSSKKRFLMPGASVRVKRFAVEKI comes from the exons ATGATTAAGAGTATTTTCCTGCTGGCCTTAATTGGGTACACGTCGAGTTCCGTGCCGGTGGAACCATCGGATACCTTTCCAGTGGAAACCACCGTCAGCGATGGGGTCCGAAGTTTGGGTTTCAACGTCATATATGGTGATGAAGACATGACTGTCATCAACCAGGTGGTGAAGGAAGCTAACGTGGATATGCGGTCCAAGGTTAATCTGGACCAGGAGCTACCCAGGTTGCCCGTGGAAGACGTTAAATGTCTGATGTCCGTAGATCGGTACTGCTCGAAGGAGATGCTTCAGATGAAAA AAATCCTCATCCAAGCTCTGCAAGAGGACTGCTCGCGATGCAGCAGCGAAGACAAGGAGCGGGCTGGTCGGGTGATAGCGGCCATGATGGCTCACGACCCCGTCGCTTGGAAGCTGTTCCTCACCAG ATCAGCTCTACTAATCTTGCCTGAGAAGAAGCCAGTAAAAGAAGAAAATCCACACTTCAAAATTATCAGCGAACCAGAAACTATGCCGAGCAgcaaaaaaagatttttaatgcCTGGAGCCAGTGTTAGAGTGAAAAGATTTGCTGTGGAAAAAATATAG
- the LOC121737124 gene encoding uncharacterized protein LOC121737124 isoform X2 — protein sequence MIKSIFLLALIGYTSSSVPVEPSDTFPVETTVSDGVRSLGFNVIYGDEDMTVINQVVKEANVDMRSKVNLDQELPRLPVEDVKCLMSVDRYCSKEMLQMKKILIQALQEDCSRCSSEDKERAGRVIAAMMAHDPVAWKLFLTRYDSLERMQRILG from the exons ATGATTAAGAGTATTTTCCTGCTGGCCTTAATTGGGTACACGTCGAGTTCCGTGCCGGTGGAACCATCGGATACCTTTCCAGTGGAAACCACCGTCAGCGATGGGGTCCGAAGTTTGGGTTTCAACGTCATATATGGTGATGAAGACATGACTGTCATCAACCAGGTGGTGAAGGAAGCTAACGTGGATATGCGGTCCAAGGTTAATCTGGACCAGGAGCTACCCAGGTTGCCCGTGGAAGACGTTAAATGTCTGATGTCCGTAGATCGGTACTGCTCGAAGGAGATGCTTCAGATGAAAA AAATCCTCATCCAAGCTCTGCAAGAGGACTGCTCGCGATGCAGCAGCGAAGACAAGGAGCGGGCTGGTCGGGTGATAGCGGCCATGATGGCTCACGACCCCGTCGCTTGGAAGCTGTTCCTCACCAGGTACGACAGCCTGGAGCGGATGCAGAGGATCCTTGGATAG
- the LOC121737204 gene encoding glutamyl-tRNA(Gln) amidotransferase subunit B, mitochondrial isoform X2, giving the protein MFSVYTPGYHKKPYNKSSKIKQIQLEQDSGKSLHDAELKRSLVDLNRAGAPLIEIVFEPDLEDGEEAAALVKELVLIVQRLGACSGKMEEGALRVDANVSMRRPGDPLNTRTEIKNIGSVRGVAAAVRHEIDRQRAILEGGGRIVNETRAWDAAQRATVAMRDKEVVQDYRYMPEPNLPPLRLNLKTKEDSKDVISVPLVLERMPELPEDSRRHLIEEFKLRPEMAIQLVNEPYLLKYFKDIVTEKLEAAKIANILINDFLTVLNKRKINAETCEISAQQLKELLNLVFKKQINLDVFKKVLEELLERPRAKPLDVIKDKGWLLIVDEDIISKMCLDILKNNPDLVSQYKGGKTKVFKALLGVMAKASGNKLDMSIAAKIMEELLKK; this is encoded by the exons GTGTATACACCGGGCTATCACAAGAAACCATACAATAAGAGTTCCAAAATCAAACAGATACAGTTAGAACAGGACAGCGGGAAGTCACTTCATGATGCCGAGCTAAAACGGAGCTTGGTAGACCTGAACAGAGCTGGTGCACCACTTATAGAAATTGTCTTTGAACCAGATTTGGAG GATGGCGAGGAGGCGGCGGCGCTGGTGAAGGAACTGGTGCTGATAGTGCAGCGGCTAGGAGCATGCTCGGGCAAGATGGAAGAGGGCGCTCTGCGAGTGGACGCTAACGTGTCCATGAGAAGGCCCGGAGACCCACTGAATACACGGACTGAG ATAAAGAACATCGGCTCGGTCCGCGGCGTGGCGGCGGCGGTCCGACACGAGATAGACCGTCAACGCGCTATACTGGAGGGCGGAGGACGCATAGTCAACGAGACGCGCGCCTGGGACGCCGCACAGAGAGCGACAGTCGCCATGCGAGATAAGGAGGTGGTGCAGGATTATAG ATATATGCCTGAGCCCAATCTACCACCTCTCCGGCTCAACTTGAAGACCAAAGAAGACAGCAAAGATGTGATAAGTGTGCCGCTAGTTCTAGAACGAATGCCGGAACTCCCAGAAGATTCCAGGAGACATCTCATAGAGGAATTCAAACTGCGACCAGAGATGGCCATACAACTTGTAAACGAACCATACCTATTGAAATACTTCAAAGATATTGTTACAGAAAAACTTGAAGCAGCAAAAATCGCAAATATTCTCATTAATGATTTCTTAACTGTACTAAATAAGAGAAAGATTAATGCAGAAACCTGTGAAATATCAGCACAACAGTTGAAGGAACTATTAAACTTGGTTTTTAAGAAGCAAATTAATTTGGATGTATTCAAGAAAGTTTTAGAAGAACTCTTGGAGAGACCTCGAGCGAAACCCTTAGATGTAATTAAAGACAAAGGCTGGTTACTTATAGTAGACGAGGATATAATATCGAAAATGTGCTTAGACATTCTCAAGAATAATCCTGATTTAGTTAGCCAGTACAAGGGTGGTAAAACCAAGGTTTTTAAAGCTTTACTAGGTGTGATGGCTAAGGCGTCGGGGAATAAGTTGGATATGTCGATAGCGGCTAAAATTATGGAGGAATTGttgaagaaataa
- the LOC121737204 gene encoding glutamyl-tRNA(Gln) amidotransferase subunit B, mitochondrial isoform X1 gives MICHKLHARLIHKCNKTFNRVATAPKNEKWQSVVGLEVHAQLKTESKLFSGSENTFGGLVNNCVSLFDAAIPGTLPVLNRRCVELGILTASALSCKINETSSFDRKHYFYADLPSGYQITQQRAPLANDGVINFQVYTPGYHKKPYNKSSKIKQIQLEQDSGKSLHDAELKRSLVDLNRAGAPLIEIVFEPDLEDGEEAAALVKELVLIVQRLGACSGKMEEGALRVDANVSMRRPGDPLNTRTEIKNIGSVRGVAAAVRHEIDRQRAILEGGGRIVNETRAWDAAQRATVAMRDKEVVQDYRYMPEPNLPPLRLNLKTKEDSKDVISVPLVLERMPELPEDSRRHLIEEFKLRPEMAIQLVNEPYLLKYFKDIVTEKLEAAKIANILINDFLTVLNKRKINAETCEISAQQLKELLNLVFKKQINLDVFKKVLEELLERPRAKPLDVIKDKGWLLIVDEDIISKMCLDILKNNPDLVSQYKGGKTKVFKALLGVMAKASGNKLDMSIAAKIMEELLKK, from the exons atgatttgcCACAAATTACATGCGAGGTTAAtacataaatgtaataaaacattCAATCGTGTTGCTACAGCGCCTAAAAATGAGAAATGGCAAAGTGTGGTCGGGTTAGAAGTGCACGCACAACTCAAAACAGAATCCAAATTGTTTTCTGGGTCTGAAAACACTTTTGGAGGGCTTGTTAATAACTGTGTATCTTTATTCGATGCCGCAATACCTGGAACGTTACCTGTGCTAAACAGAAGGTGTGTAGAACTAGGAATACTCACAGCATCCGCGCTATCTTGTAAGATAAACGAAACTTCGAGTTTCGATCGAAAACACTACTTCTATGCTGACTTACCTTCTGGCTATCAAATAACACAGCAACGCGCGCCGCTAGCTAATGATGGTGTTATTAATTTCCAG GTGTATACACCGGGCTATCACAAGAAACCATACAATAAGAGTTCCAAAATCAAACAGATACAGTTAGAACAGGACAGCGGGAAGTCACTTCATGATGCCGAGCTAAAACGGAGCTTGGTAGACCTGAACAGAGCTGGTGCACCACTTATAGAAATTGTCTTTGAACCAGATTTGGAG GATGGCGAGGAGGCGGCGGCGCTGGTGAAGGAACTGGTGCTGATAGTGCAGCGGCTAGGAGCATGCTCGGGCAAGATGGAAGAGGGCGCTCTGCGAGTGGACGCTAACGTGTCCATGAGAAGGCCCGGAGACCCACTGAATACACGGACTGAG ATAAAGAACATCGGCTCGGTCCGCGGCGTGGCGGCGGCGGTCCGACACGAGATAGACCGTCAACGCGCTATACTGGAGGGCGGAGGACGCATAGTCAACGAGACGCGCGCCTGGGACGCCGCACAGAGAGCGACAGTCGCCATGCGAGATAAGGAGGTGGTGCAGGATTATAG ATATATGCCTGAGCCCAATCTACCACCTCTCCGGCTCAACTTGAAGACCAAAGAAGACAGCAAAGATGTGATAAGTGTGCCGCTAGTTCTAGAACGAATGCCGGAACTCCCAGAAGATTCCAGGAGACATCTCATAGAGGAATTCAAACTGCGACCAGAGATGGCCATACAACTTGTAAACGAACCATACCTATTGAAATACTTCAAAGATATTGTTACAGAAAAACTTGAAGCAGCAAAAATCGCAAATATTCTCATTAATGATTTCTTAACTGTACTAAATAAGAGAAAGATTAATGCAGAAACCTGTGAAATATCAGCACAACAGTTGAAGGAACTATTAAACTTGGTTTTTAAGAAGCAAATTAATTTGGATGTATTCAAGAAAGTTTTAGAAGAACTCTTGGAGAGACCTCGAGCGAAACCCTTAGATGTAATTAAAGACAAAGGCTGGTTACTTATAGTAGACGAGGATATAATATCGAAAATGTGCTTAGACATTCTCAAGAATAATCCTGATTTAGTTAGCCAGTACAAGGGTGGTAAAACCAAGGTTTTTAAAGCTTTACTAGGTGTGATGGCTAAGGCGTCGGGGAATAAGTTGGATATGTCGATAGCGGCTAAAATTATGGAGGAATTGttgaagaaataa